Proteins found in one Corynebacterium zhongnanshanii genomic segment:
- a CDS encoding TRAP transporter large permease has translation MLVVGILIVLVALIVFRVPVSFAILASGLLGLTILEGFPAALHTLETSPFAAVRSNSLSAIPLFILMAQLLLMSGLLDSLFDAARSLIGRLPGGTAIASVGAGTAFAAVSGSSTAAAATLAQTSSVRMMKEGYARGTATGLVAVVGTLAAMIPPSIILVFYAITAEAPVGQVLIAGFFPGLLVACGLIVTMYLGFLRDRSVAPAGSSSTIREKLTHVWKASPLLVIFCAVVGSIFFGIATPTEAATLGTIAALILVVAKGKWDRDQFGVAVLETVKTSAMIFAIIMTAHVLGDFLTLSRVTPRLVASISEAAWPPLVVMALIGLVYMVLGFFMDQIAIIALTVPMTLPIVEELGYDPIWFGIFVVLLAETGMVTPPMGINVFVVSKAVKISPVVVFRGAFPYVLVMLLIAAAALLWPDLVMWVPNLSSASG, from the coding sequence ATGCTCGTCGTTGGAATACTCATCGTCCTCGTAGCCCTCATCGTTTTTCGGGTTCCGGTCAGTTTCGCGATCCTGGCCTCGGGCCTGCTCGGCCTCACTATTCTGGAAGGCTTCCCCGCCGCGTTACACACGCTCGAAACCTCGCCTTTTGCCGCGGTGCGCTCTAATTCCCTATCTGCCATTCCTTTGTTTATTCTGATGGCTCAATTGTTACTGATGTCCGGGCTGCTGGATTCTTTGTTCGACGCCGCGCGCTCCCTCATCGGACGCCTCCCCGGCGGAACGGCCATTGCCAGCGTGGGCGCTGGAACGGCGTTTGCCGCGGTATCCGGCTCCTCGACTGCGGCGGCTGCCACGCTGGCGCAGACCTCATCGGTGCGCATGATGAAGGAAGGCTACGCGCGCGGCACAGCCACGGGGCTTGTTGCGGTAGTAGGCACTCTGGCGGCCATGATTCCGCCGTCGATCATTCTGGTGTTTTATGCGATTACCGCGGAGGCTCCCGTGGGGCAGGTGCTTATTGCGGGATTTTTCCCAGGGCTTTTGGTGGCCTGCGGCCTTATTGTCACGATGTACCTGGGTTTTCTGCGCGATCGCTCGGTCGCACCGGCGGGGTCTAGTTCCACGATCCGGGAGAAGCTCACGCATGTGTGGAAAGCCTCTCCCTTGTTGGTTATTTTCTGCGCGGTGGTGGGCTCTATTTTCTTCGGAATTGCCACCCCCACGGAGGCTGCCACACTGGGCACAATCGCCGCACTGATCCTGGTGGTTGCCAAAGGCAAGTGGGATCGGGACCAATTCGGCGTGGCCGTGTTGGAAACAGTGAAAACCTCCGCCATGATTTTCGCGATCATCATGACGGCGCACGTGCTGGGTGACTTCCTCACGCTGAGCCGCGTCACGCCCCGCTTGGTGGCCAGCATTAGCGAGGCGGCGTGGCCACCTTTAGTGGTGATGGCGCTCATTGGTCTGGTGTATATGGTGCTGGGATTCTTTATGGATCAGATCGCCATTATCGCCTTGACGGTTCCCATGACTCTGCCCATCGTTGAAGAATTGGGGTACGACCCCATTTGGTTTGGCATTTTCGTCGTCCTACTGGCAGAAACCGGAATGGTCACACCACCCATGGGCATTAACGTGTTCGTAGTCTCGAAGGCCGTCAAAATAAGCCCTGTCGTGGTCTTTAGGGGCGCATTCCCGTATGTGCTGGTGATGTTGTTGATCGCCGCGGCGGCGCTGTTGTGG
- a CDS encoding TRAP transporter small permease produces MPHLVIHPGHDGTATRTPYGFRTTDHPRLDKLQNAISAVCTWIAGAAIILLVLITAAEVFMREVLSHPLGWNISLTEKYLLPTIAFFGLIVAYRTSTHIAVETIFTKLPRPVQKIILVLIHASVAFSMVMLALAGWNETWMAFSLHHQTLPGMADLPLPDWTFRAIVPCAAILCAFLAAIDFYREVTTPWHRPFTDYDPGEEGH; encoded by the coding sequence ATGCCACATCTGGTGATACATCCGGGCCACGACGGCACCGCCACCCGCACCCCCTACGGTTTTCGCACCACAGACCATCCCCGGCTGGATAAACTCCAGAATGCCATTTCTGCAGTGTGCACGTGGATTGCCGGCGCAGCCATTATCCTTCTGGTGCTTATCACGGCAGCAGAGGTGTTCATGCGAGAGGTATTGAGCCATCCTCTGGGATGGAATATCAGCCTCACGGAAAAATACCTTCTTCCCACCATTGCCTTCTTTGGGCTTATTGTTGCCTATCGCACATCCACCCACATCGCTGTGGAGACGATATTCACCAAGCTCCCCCGGCCCGTGCAGAAGATCATTCTGGTGCTGATCCACGCATCGGTGGCCTTTTCCATGGTGATGCTTGCTCTGGCCGGATGGAATGAAACGTGGATGGCGTTTTCTCTTCATCATCAAACTCTGCCGGGAATGGCGGATCTTCCGCTTCCCGATTGGACGTTCCGCGCCATCGTCCCCTGCGCCGCTATTCTGTGCGCTTTTCTTGCCGCCATTGATTTCTACCGCGAGGTCACAACCCCCTGGCACAGACCCTTCACTGATTACGACCCTGGCGAGGAAGGACACTAA